One segment of Paraburkholderia sp. PGU19 DNA contains the following:
- a CDS encoding nitrilase family protein codes for MEPRVGEKRENVAKSLRYIEEAAQSGASLVVLPELVNTGYVFADREEAFGLAEDLPNGETVRIWADAAQRLGIHIVGGIAEREGRRLYNSAVFVGPSGHIGTYRKLHLWNNENLFFEPGNGGVPVFGTALGRISIAICYDGWFPEVYRLAATQGADIICVPTNWVPMPGQLAERPAMATTLTMAAAHSNGLMIACANRTGTERGQQFIGQSLIVGADGWPLAGPASQDSEEILYAAINLHRTRSGRTLNAFNHVLRDRRSDVYDPMLGTGWPSSRP; via the coding sequence ATGGAGCCTCGCGTCGGCGAAAAGCGCGAAAACGTAGCTAAATCGCTCCGTTACATCGAGGAAGCTGCGCAAAGCGGCGCATCCCTCGTGGTCCTGCCTGAGTTGGTCAACACCGGCTATGTCTTTGCGGACCGCGAGGAAGCGTTCGGCCTGGCCGAAGACCTTCCGAACGGCGAGACCGTGCGGATCTGGGCCGACGCGGCTCAGCGTCTTGGCATCCATATCGTTGGGGGCATTGCAGAGCGCGAAGGCAGGCGACTCTACAACTCGGCAGTCTTCGTCGGCCCGTCGGGGCACATCGGGACGTACCGCAAGCTCCATCTCTGGAACAACGAAAACCTCTTCTTCGAGCCGGGTAACGGCGGCGTGCCAGTGTTCGGCACAGCGCTCGGACGGATCTCGATCGCCATCTGCTACGACGGATGGTTTCCGGAGGTGTACCGACTGGCCGCCACGCAAGGCGCCGACATCATCTGCGTTCCGACGAACTGGGTCCCCATGCCAGGTCAACTGGCAGAGCGCCCAGCGATGGCCACCACTCTCACGATGGCTGCCGCACATAGCAACGGTCTGATGATTGCGTGCGCAAATCGGACCGGAACCGAGCGTGGGCAGCAGTTCATCGGACAAAGCCTGATCGTGGGGGCTGACGGTTGGCCACTGGCCGGACCAGCCAGTCAGGATAGCGAAGAAATTCTGTACGCGGCGATCAATCTGCATCGCACCCGTTCCGGACGCACGCTTAACGCTTTTAACCACGTGCTGCGCGACCGGCGCTCGGACGTGTACGACCCTATGCTGGGCACTGGCTGGCCTTCCTCACGTCCGTGA
- a CDS encoding branched-chain amino acid ABC transporter permease, whose product MVLGLDIFTTAAVLFIVTAGLMMIFGVMKIVNFAHGGLLTMGAYASYVVTQLKLNPWFGVPLAIAVGVAVGMLVEQMIVRPLYKRPLDAILATWGLGIVIGQVIVMMFGREVQFVETPLKGAFSIAGTDYSAYRLLLIPIALGMCAVLTALLSGTRFGVKTRAVIMNEDLARGLGIHSGRIRFITFSLGAALGSLAGTLITPLSSVDPNMGLPWLVNAFMLVMVSGYSMVSLLVTCLVFGACQVLVSTFVSPVLGGLTIAVLAALTLRVRPKGFSHG is encoded by the coding sequence ATGGTTCTAGGACTAGATATTTTTACGACTGCGGCGGTATTGTTCATCGTGACCGCTGGTTTGATGATGATTTTCGGCGTGATGAAAATCGTCAACTTTGCTCATGGCGGCCTGCTGACGATGGGCGCGTACGCGAGCTATGTGGTCACGCAACTGAAGCTCAATCCATGGTTTGGCGTGCCGCTCGCAATTGCTGTCGGCGTCGCTGTTGGCATGCTCGTCGAGCAGATGATCGTGCGCCCGCTTTATAAGCGCCCGCTTGATGCGATCCTTGCCACCTGGGGTCTGGGAATCGTCATCGGGCAGGTTATTGTGATGATGTTCGGCCGGGAGGTCCAGTTCGTTGAAACGCCTTTAAAGGGAGCATTCTCCATAGCCGGCACGGACTATTCCGCGTATCGCCTGCTGCTTATTCCGATCGCGCTAGGAATGTGCGCAGTCCTCACCGCGCTGTTGTCCGGCACACGCTTTGGCGTCAAGACACGTGCGGTAATCATGAATGAGGACCTCGCACGGGGTCTCGGCATTCATTCCGGGCGCATCCGTTTCATCACGTTCAGTCTGGGCGCAGCGCTTGGTTCCCTTGCGGGCACGCTGATTACACCCTTGTCAAGCGTCGATCCCAACATGGGTCTACCGTGGCTAGTCAATGCCTTCATGCTGGTCATGGTTTCCGGCTACTCGATGGTCAGCCTTCTGGTTACGTGTCTGGTGTTCGGGGCATGCCAGGTTCTGGTCAGCACTTTTGTCAGTCCGGTCCTCGGTGGCTTGACGATCGCAGTGCTTGCCGCTCTTACGCTGCGCGTTCGTCCGAAGGGGTTTTCTCATGGCTAA
- a CDS encoding branched-chain amino acid ABC transporter substrate-binding protein produces MSKITTLSRVATVGILGTLAIVAAGVAEADETVKIGEAAPVTGPASYLGKDTENGARLAIEEINQKGLVIGGRKITLVFDAQDDAGDPRQATQVAQKLADDKVVAVVGHMQSGSTIPASKIYNDAGIVQVSPSATNPAYTLQGFKTAYRVVATDAQQGPTLADYAAKTLKVKTVAIVDDSTAYGQGLAVEFEKQAKANGITVLSHDASTDKAVDFRAILTKIKGEKPDVIMYGGLDGTGGPFAKQAKQLGISAKVLAGDGLCADDLAKLAGDAADNVICSIAGAPLLKMAEGPAFVERYKKRFGYAPVLNSPFAYDAVGVIVDAMKRAKSTEPAKILAAMPATDYHGVLGQTQFDSKGDLRHGVISLYKYVDGKQALLSVVEK; encoded by the coding sequence CTTTGAGTCGCGTCGCGACTGTCGGCATATTGGGAACGTTGGCGATCGTCGCAGCCGGCGTCGCCGAGGCTGACGAGACGGTAAAGATCGGCGAAGCCGCGCCCGTGACCGGGCCAGCTTCGTATCTGGGCAAGGACACCGAGAACGGCGCACGTCTCGCTATCGAGGAAATTAACCAGAAAGGGCTCGTGATCGGCGGGCGGAAGATCACGCTGGTATTCGACGCCCAGGACGATGCGGGCGATCCCCGTCAGGCCACGCAGGTCGCGCAGAAACTCGCTGACGACAAGGTCGTCGCAGTGGTTGGGCACATGCAGTCCGGTTCGACGATCCCCGCGTCGAAGATCTATAACGACGCGGGCATCGTGCAGGTGTCGCCGTCCGCGACGAATCCGGCGTACACGTTGCAGGGTTTCAAGACTGCGTACCGAGTGGTCGCCACCGATGCGCAGCAGGGTCCGACGCTGGCCGACTACGCGGCGAAAACACTCAAGGTGAAGACGGTAGCGATTGTCGACGATTCGACTGCTTATGGGCAGGGACTCGCTGTCGAGTTCGAGAAGCAGGCGAAGGCGAACGGCATCACGGTGCTTTCGCACGATGCGAGCACCGACAAGGCCGTCGATTTCCGCGCGATCCTCACGAAGATCAAGGGCGAAAAGCCCGATGTGATCATGTACGGCGGCCTCGATGGCACGGGCGGCCCGTTCGCGAAGCAGGCAAAGCAACTCGGCATATCCGCGAAAGTGCTGGCGGGTGATGGCCTGTGTGCCGACGATCTTGCCAAGCTCGCAGGCGATGCAGCCGACAACGTGATCTGCTCGATAGCCGGTGCACCGCTGCTAAAAATGGCCGAAGGACCGGCCTTCGTCGAACGTTACAAGAAGCGCTTCGGGTACGCGCCGGTGCTGAACTCGCCGTTTGCGTATGACGCGGTGGGCGTCATCGTCGATGCAATGAAGCGTGCGAAATCCACCGAACCGGCGAAGATTCTCGCCGCGATGCCAGCCACCGATTACCACGGCGTGCTTGGTCAGACGCAATTCGACTCGAAGGGCGATCTGCGGCACGGCGTGATTTCGCTTTACAAGTACGTCGACGGTAAGCAGGCGCTGCTCAGCGTGGTGGAGAAGTGA
- a CDS encoding substrate-binding protein yields MNPFKQRVLVGAVAAVASLTAATYAAEPIKIGVAVGLSGANSVVAPAVVQSSHLAVDEINAAGGILGRKVQLEIVDDESGAVGAQKAYDTLVFQKNVDAIISMETSAARNAALPIVARGKKPFIYTSFYEGRSCSPWMYVNGWVPEQQVAPVVDYFNKSKGAKTFYLVGNDYAFGRGMLEFTKKYIEQHGGKVVGEEYLPIDGTDWTPILSKIRAVHPDALISATAGGAPNVALAKQLKGSGMTLPYGNLAIDEGTAKSMGDVATGTYMSGSYLTSIDTSANKKFLTAMDKRFGKDVKTPNELSEPQYEAFFLYKAAVEKAGSTDPGKVVKALDQVSFEGPRGAVTMDKSRHTPLAMRLGQIQADGSVKILQTFSDVDPGAQCPNIK; encoded by the coding sequence ATGAATCCGTTCAAACAGCGAGTCCTTGTCGGCGCCGTTGCAGCGGTAGCCTCGCTTACTGCAGCCACATATGCCGCAGAGCCCATCAAGATCGGCGTTGCGGTTGGCTTGTCCGGCGCCAACAGCGTGGTCGCGCCTGCCGTCGTGCAGTCATCGCATCTTGCGGTCGACGAGATCAACGCCGCCGGCGGCATTCTGGGACGCAAAGTCCAGCTCGAGATCGTGGACGACGAGTCTGGTGCTGTCGGCGCGCAGAAGGCCTACGACACGCTGGTGTTCCAGAAGAACGTTGATGCGATCATCTCGATGGAAACCAGTGCCGCTCGCAACGCAGCTCTACCCATCGTGGCGCGGGGCAAGAAGCCTTTTATCTACACGTCGTTCTATGAAGGCCGGTCGTGCAGTCCGTGGATGTATGTCAACGGCTGGGTGCCGGAGCAACAGGTTGCACCGGTAGTCGACTATTTCAACAAAAGCAAGGGAGCGAAGACTTTCTACCTGGTCGGCAACGACTACGCGTTCGGACGGGGCATGCTTGAGTTCACGAAGAAATATATAGAACAACATGGCGGCAAGGTTGTCGGCGAAGAGTACCTGCCGATCGACGGCACCGACTGGACGCCTATTCTTTCGAAGATCCGTGCCGTTCATCCCGATGCGCTGATCAGCGCCACAGCTGGTGGTGCGCCCAATGTGGCGCTGGCCAAGCAACTGAAGGGTTCAGGTATGACGCTGCCGTACGGAAATCTCGCCATTGACGAAGGCACCGCGAAGAGCATGGGCGACGTTGCCACAGGCACGTACATGTCAGGGTCCTATCTGACGAGCATTGATACGTCCGCGAACAAAAAATTTCTTACGGCCATGGATAAACGATTCGGAAAGGACGTGAAGACGCCCAACGAGCTGTCGGAGCCGCAATACGAAGCCTTCTTCCTGTATAAGGCGGCGGTCGAGAAGGCAGGCTCGACAGATCCGGGCAAGGTGGTCAAGGCACTTGACCAGGTGTCGTTCGAAGGTCCACGCGGCGCGGTAACGATGGACAAGAGCCGGCATACGCCTCTGGCGATGCGCCTCGGGCAGATTCAGGCCGATGGCTCCGTGAAGATCCTGCAAACCTTTTCTGACGTCGATCCCGGGGCGCAGTGCCCAAACATCAAGTAA